From one Lolium rigidum isolate FL_2022 chromosome 4, APGP_CSIRO_Lrig_0.1, whole genome shotgun sequence genomic stretch:
- the LOC124647492 gene encoding LOW QUALITY PROTEIN: transcription factor BHLH42-like (The sequence of the model RefSeq protein was modified relative to this genomic sequence to represent the inferred CDS: inserted 1 base in 1 codon) → MASSGEVQESLQAVAQGLRWTYVLLWQLCPDQGALVWAEGHYNGAIKTRKTVQPAIALAPAPAEAADHHRSRQLRELFDSLAREAAAGGTSFRDVHGAGAHEAAARRPSAALAPEDLTETEWFYLMCASYSFSPGVGLPGKAFATGGHVWLSRANEVDSKVFSRAILAKSAGIQTVLCIPIVDGVLEMGTTEKVEEDIGLIQYAMSIFMDQQDNHMIPTMSEHSTSNQTSRIDLQPFQIQMKIHAGQAKEEPKKFSPKYEDNEMEDGDDEIEECASGSETNTAGDYCQHAPLNIVSNDEQATHNIGSSKLMQLEMSERVRDGCSSNSGDGVQTLMVFQNINNQSSMQADEPSQSWHFLYEELCTGYPQSSGISMFRFLVSPENAHYTETVLSILHGNTRRQAAEPNIRSYLAVSHQSSFSAWHPTILGRTITERATPQRLLKSVLLSAACSSHCKPHDDPRCDNVGTVGMRREVDFSGNHVLQERKRREKLNERFIILRSLVPFVTKNDKASILGDTIEYVKQLRKRIQDLESWVGRQVQGDPPMVRPPETKSVRGRSDQRAAASSEKRKLAALEGAAAAXSTDPVTVVQHSTDVQVSIIESDALLELRCPDRRGLLVRIMQALQEQLRLEVTAVQASSDDGVLLAELRAKVREVRGRRSCISEVKRAIHLIISSG, encoded by the exons ATGGCTAGCAGCGGCGAGGTGCAGGAGTCGCTGCAGGCGGTGGCGCAGGGGCTGCGGTGGACGTACGTCCTCCTCTGGCAACTCTGCCCCGACCAAGG CGCGCTGGTGTGGGCGGAGGGGCACTACAACGGCGCAATCAAGACGCGCAAGACGGTGCAGCCTGCCATCGCcctggcgccggcgccggcggaggcagccgaccaccaccgcagccggcaGCTGCGGGAGCTCTTCGACTCCCTGGCCAGGGAAGCCGCggccggtgggacaagcttcagGGACGTCCACGGTGCCGGCGCgcacgaggcggcggcgcggcggcccagCGCGGCCCTGGCGCCGGAGGACCTCACGGAGACGGAGTGGTTTTACCTCATGTGTGCCTCCTACTCTTTCTCTCCCGGCGTCGG GTTACCAGGAAAGGCATTTGCAACGGGAGGGCATGTATGGCTCAGTAGAGCAAATGAAGTTGACAGCAAGGTCTTCTCAAGAGCAATACTTGCCAAG AGTGCAGGAATTCAG ACAGTCTTATGCATTCCCATTGTCGACGGTGTCCTGGAAATGGGGACCACAGAAAAG GTGGAGGAAGACATAGGCCTAATTCAGTATGCAATGAGCATCTTCATGGATCAACAAGACAACCACATGATCCCTACCATGTCAGAGCATTCAACGTCCAACCAAACCAGTCGCATTGATCTACAGCCATTCCAAATACAGATGAAGATACATGCTGGTCAGGCAAAGGAGGAGCCCAAAAAGTTCAGCCCAAAATATGAGGACAATGAAATGGAAGATGGCGATGATGAGATCGAAGAATGTGCATCGGGTTCAGAAACGAACACGGCAGGGGATTACTGCCAGCATGCTCCACTGAACATCGTGAGCAATGATGAGCAGGCAACACACAATATAGGGAGCAGTAAGCTGATGCAGCTTGAGATGTCAGAAAGGGTGAGAGATGGCTGTTCAAGCAACTCGGGTGATGGAGTCCAAACGCTAATGGTTTTCCAGAACATTAATAATCAATCCAGTATGCAAGCGGATGAGCCTTCCCAGTCTTGGCATTTTCTCTATGAGGAGTTATGCACTGGCTACCCTCAATCGTCAGGTATCTCCATGTTTCGATTTCTCG TCTCACCTGAAAATGCTCACTACACTGAAACAGTCTTGTCGATCCTGCACGGCAACACACGCCGACAAGCCGCGGAGCCGAACATCAGATCATACCTAGCTGTCTCACACCAATCATCATTCTCCGCGTGGCATCCTACCATTCTTGGACGCACGATCACTGAAAGAGCCACCCCACAGAGGTTGCTCAAGAGTGTCCTGCTCAGTGCTGCCTGCAGTAGCCACTGCAAGCCACATGATGATCCGAGGTGCGACAATGTCGGCACGGTCGGGATGCGAAGAGAGGTCGATTTCAGCGGCAACCATGTCCTGCAGGAGCGCAAAAGAAGAGAAAAGCTGAACGAGAGGTTCATTATCCTGAGATCCCTGGTACCCTTTGTTACCAAG AATGACAAGGCTTCGATACTGGGCGACACGATCGAGTACGTGAAGCAGCTGAGGAAGCGCATCCAGGACCTGGAATCGTGGGTAGGCAGGCAGGTTCAGGGTGACCCGCCGATGGTCAGGCCGCCAGAGACGAAGAGCGTTCGTGGTCGCAGCGACCagcgcgccgccgcgtcgtccGAGAAGCGGAAGCTGGCGGCCCTggaaggagcagcagcag gcagcactgaTCCTGTGACCGTTGTGCAGCATTCCACGGACGTTCAGGTGTCCATCATCGAGAGCGACGCGCTGCTGGAGCTGAGGTGCCCCGACAGGCGCGGCCTGCTGGTGAGGATCATGCAGGCGCTCCAGGAGCAGCTCCGGCTCGAGGTCACTGCCGTCCAGGCCTCGTCGGACGACGGCGTGCTGCTGGCCGAGCTGCGCGCCAAG GTGCGAGAGGTGCGTGGGAGGAGGAGCTGCATTTCTGAAGTGAAGAGAGCAATCCATCTCATCATCTCATCAGGATGA